Proteins encoded within one genomic window of Cellulomonas flavigena DSM 20109:
- a CDS encoding RNA polymerase sigma factor yields the protein MSTTSPRDLSDACARIGHDSDALEVIYRAHVRDVERFVARRTRDPFVVADLTADVFVRAIESAATYRPDAGRPVAWLLGIARHVVAAHHRAVGQEGEAVRRIEGRALVDADAYERLQEQIDAAARARALHDGLAALPDALRDVVELVVVDDLPLTQVAEVLGITSVAARVRLHRARVRLRQSTPASPGGLT from the coding sequence ATGAGCACGACATCGCCGCGCGACCTCTCGGACGCGTGCGCCCGGATCGGGCACGACAGCGACGCCCTCGAGGTGATCTACCGCGCTCACGTGCGGGACGTCGAGCGGTTCGTCGCCCGGCGTACGCGGGACCCCTTCGTGGTGGCGGACCTGACGGCCGACGTCTTCGTGCGGGCCATCGAGTCCGCGGCGACCTACCGCCCTGACGCGGGCCGGCCCGTCGCCTGGCTCCTCGGCATCGCCCGGCACGTCGTCGCCGCCCACCACCGTGCCGTCGGGCAGGAGGGCGAGGCGGTGCGCCGCATCGAGGGACGCGCGCTCGTCGACGCCGACGCGTACGAGCGGCTGCAGGAGCAGATCGACGCCGCCGCCCGGGCCCGCGCCCTGCACGACGGTCTGGCCGCACTGCCGGACGCGCTGCGCGACGTCGTCGAGCTGGTCGTCGTCGACGACCTGCCCCTCACGCAGGTCGCCGAGGTGCTCGGCATCACCTCCGTCGCCGCACGCGTGCGGCTCCACCGTGCCCGGGTGCGCCTGCGCCAGAGCACACCCGCTTCCCCCGGAGGACTGACATGA
- a CDS encoding isocitrate lyase/PEP mutase family protein, which translates to MNDSIVKKAQLLRSFHESGALVLPNAWDAASAALIASAGARAIATTSGGVAWSLGRTDGHGLTREEMVGQVARIAAAVEVPVTADIEGGYGPSPDDVTATVRAVVEAGAVGINLEDSVAPGGPLFGADEQAARIRAARRAAEEAGLPDLVVNVRTDVFLFGIGAEEGRLDEVVRRAGVYRDAGADGLFVPGLVDLDALEALTAATTLAVNVMVWPGAPTVAELEKVGVRRISVGTALAQSAYTVALEGARQVLETGSYDSLAGSLDFGTLNGLFTS; encoded by the coding sequence ATGAACGATTCAATCGTCAAGAAGGCACAGCTGTTGCGGTCGTTCCACGAGAGCGGCGCTCTCGTGCTGCCCAATGCCTGGGACGCCGCCAGTGCTGCGCTGATCGCCTCCGCAGGCGCGCGCGCGATCGCCACGACGAGCGGTGGCGTGGCCTGGTCCCTCGGCCGCACGGACGGTCACGGCCTGACCCGCGAGGAGATGGTGGGCCAGGTGGCGCGCATCGCCGCCGCCGTCGAGGTGCCCGTGACCGCCGACATCGAGGGCGGGTACGGCCCGTCGCCCGACGACGTGACGGCCACCGTGCGGGCGGTCGTGGAGGCGGGGGCGGTCGGCATCAACCTCGAAGACTCGGTCGCACCGGGTGGCCCGCTGTTCGGGGCGGATGAGCAGGCTGCGCGGATCCGGGCGGCGCGCCGGGCCGCGGAGGAGGCCGGGCTCCCGGACCTCGTGGTCAACGTCCGCACCGACGTCTTCCTCTTCGGGATCGGCGCCGAGGAGGGGCGCCTCGACGAGGTCGTGCGCCGCGCGGGCGTCTACCGGGACGCAGGGGCGGACGGCCTCTTCGTCCCCGGTCTCGTCGACCTCGACGCCCTCGAGGCGCTGACCGCGGCCACGACCCTCGCCGTCAACGTGATGGTGTGGCCGGGCGCCCCCACGGTCGCCGAGCTGGAGAAGGTCGGCGTCCGCCGGATCAGCGTCGGCACCGCGCTCGCCCAGTCGGCGTACACCGTGGCGCTCGAGGGTGCGCGCCAGGTCCTGGAGACGGGGAGCTACGACAGCCTCGCGGGCTCGCTGGACTTCGGCACCCTGAACGGTCTGTTCACGAGCTGA
- a CDS encoding acyl-CoA dehydrogenase family protein translates to MTVAQPDAEAPPARAPFPRSAGEILARATAVAPLLRERSGDIEQARRLPADVVELLRGTGVFGMGFSKEWGGPGLSSVEQTEVIEALSYGDVAAGWCAMIGSDSGLYAQFLDEPVARAMFPRPDMVTAGLLFPAGRAEVVDGGYRLSGRWQFGSGITHADWVVSGAFLFRGGQPVPGPDGDPHDSKLFMVPRRDVQVVDTWHTTGLAGTGSCDYVIEDVLVPAERALTFDDVRSGSGVLAHPEVHMRNMPGVALGVARAALDHVTQVVATRPGGPSRRLADDYRTQVTIADCEADFAATRESTYGALRRQHEVLADRGDLAALTRRERAALPLSRRHAFRTARSIVTRLYDLMQTSSIYRPSPLDRWLRDTTTMCQHIVAQDRIAQSAGAHLLGGTPSFPLSLGITAQDRSPR, encoded by the coding sequence ATGACGGTCGCGCAGCCCGATGCAGAAGCCCCGCCGGCCCGGGCACCGTTCCCCCGGAGCGCGGGGGAGATCCTGGCGCGAGCCACGGCCGTCGCCCCGCTGCTGCGCGAGCGCTCGGGCGACATCGAGCAGGCGCGTCGCCTCCCTGCCGACGTGGTCGAGCTGCTGCGCGGGACGGGCGTCTTCGGGATGGGCTTCTCGAAGGAGTGGGGCGGGCCCGGGCTCAGCTCGGTCGAGCAGACCGAGGTGATCGAGGCCTTGTCCTACGGCGACGTCGCCGCCGGGTGGTGCGCCATGATCGGGTCCGACTCCGGCCTCTACGCGCAGTTCCTCGACGAGCCGGTGGCCCGGGCGATGTTCCCCCGTCCGGACATGGTCACGGCCGGGCTGCTCTTCCCGGCGGGGCGCGCCGAGGTCGTCGACGGCGGCTACCGGCTCTCGGGGCGGTGGCAGTTCGGCAGCGGGATAACTCACGCGGACTGGGTCGTGTCCGGCGCCTTCCTCTTCCGCGGCGGGCAGCCGGTTCCCGGTCCGGACGGCGATCCGCACGACTCGAAGCTGTTCATGGTGCCCCGCCGTGACGTGCAGGTCGTCGACACGTGGCACACCACCGGGCTGGCGGGCACGGGCAGCTGCGACTACGTCATCGAGGACGTCCTCGTCCCCGCCGAGCGGGCCCTGACCTTCGACGACGTGCGATCAGGCTCGGGGGTGCTCGCGCACCCCGAGGTCCACATGCGCAACATGCCGGGCGTGGCGCTCGGGGTGGCACGAGCCGCCCTGGACCACGTCACGCAAGTCGTCGCGACCCGGCCCGGCGGGCCCTCCAGGCGACTCGCCGACGACTACCGCACCCAGGTCACCATCGCCGACTGCGAGGCGGACTTCGCCGCGACGCGCGAGTCGACGTACGGCGCGCTGCGCCGACAGCACGAGGTGCTGGCCGACCGCGGGGACCTGGCCGCCCTGACGCGGCGTGAGCGGGCGGCGCTGCCCCTCTCACGCCGGCACGCGTTCCGGACGGCCCGGTCGATCGTCACCCGCCTCTACGACCTCATGCAGACGAGCTCCATCTACCGGCCGTCCCCCTTGGACCGATGGCTGCGCGACACCACCACCATGTGCCAGCACATCGTGGCCCAGGACCGGATCGCGCAGTCCGCCGGAGCCCACCTGCTGGGCGGCACGCCGAGCTTCCCGCTGTCCCTCGGGATCACCGCGCAGGACCGGAGCCCTCGGTGA
- a CDS encoding lysine N(6)-hydroxylase/L-ornithine N(5)-oxygenase family protein — MTEQHVDVLMIGAGPANLALAIALEECGDVDLARSSLILEQFPDVKWQRNLLLPWARSQVSFLKDLVTLRNPQSRFSFLNYLRQQGQLDEFVNLATFNPYRWQLSAYQEWVAEQLAHVGIRFNSRVEQITPRHGDGGDVVGWVARLSDGTSISCRDLVVGIGRAPRVPEAFAGLPADRVVHSTQYGTRMKQLSADQRPERPVVIGGAQSAAEMFMALHQDAPTSRPTLIHRSIGLQNYQTSKFVNELFFPSFVDEFFHMPADARRHVLDEMHPTNYAALAPPLLDEIYSMLYQQRMTGQQRSTVRSLTEVETAHMDGPDVVLDLRDRKTGGVEQLRCDMVFLGTGYDPRMPPIITDIARRLDRPDVEVSRQYRMDLGRPTHGAVYLQGVNEQTHGIADSLISVLAHRSQEITSDLLGRRVGLGRDPFPAPDFALTSAAHAVAAEV, encoded by the coding sequence GTGACAGAACAGCACGTTGACGTCCTGATGATCGGGGCCGGCCCCGCCAACCTGGCGCTGGCGATCGCGCTCGAGGAGTGCGGGGACGTCGATCTCGCCCGCAGCTCCCTGATCCTCGAGCAGTTCCCGGACGTGAAGTGGCAGCGCAACCTGCTCCTGCCGTGGGCGAGGAGCCAGGTGTCCTTCCTCAAGGACCTGGTGACGCTGCGCAACCCGCAGAGCCGCTTCTCGTTCCTCAACTACCTGCGCCAGCAGGGACAGCTCGACGAGTTCGTCAACCTGGCGACGTTCAACCCCTACCGCTGGCAGCTGTCGGCGTACCAGGAGTGGGTGGCCGAGCAGCTTGCGCACGTCGGCATCCGGTTCAACTCGCGCGTCGAGCAGATCACTCCTCGGCACGGCGACGGGGGTGACGTCGTCGGGTGGGTCGCGCGCCTCTCCGACGGCACCTCGATCAGCTGCCGCGACCTGGTGGTCGGCATCGGACGAGCTCCCCGCGTCCCCGAGGCGTTCGCCGGGCTGCCCGCCGACCGCGTCGTCCACAGCACGCAGTACGGCACCCGGATGAAGCAGCTGAGCGCCGACCAGCGCCCCGAGCGTCCCGTTGTGATCGGAGGTGCCCAGAGCGCCGCCGAGATGTTCATGGCCCTGCACCAGGACGCCCCCACGTCACGGCCCACGCTGATCCACCGCTCGATCGGGCTGCAGAACTACCAGACCAGCAAGTTCGTGAACGAGCTGTTCTTCCCCTCGTTCGTCGACGAGTTCTTCCACATGCCCGCGGACGCCCGCCGGCACGTGCTGGACGAGATGCACCCGACCAACTACGCGGCGCTGGCGCCGCCGCTGCTCGACGAGATCTACTCGATGCTCTACCAGCAGCGCATGACCGGGCAGCAGCGTTCGACCGTGCGGTCGCTCACCGAGGTCGAGACGGCCCACATGGACGGTCCGGACGTCGTGCTGGACCTGCGCGACCGCAAAACCGGTGGCGTCGAGCAGCTCCGCTGCGACATGGTCTTCCTCGGCACGGGCTACGACCCGAGGATGCCACCGATCATCACCGACATCGCGCGCCGGCTCGACCGGCCTGACGTCGAGGTCAGCCGGCAGTACAGGATGGACCTCGGCCGGCCGACGCACGGTGCCGTCTACCTGCAGGGCGTCAACGAGCAGACCCACGGCATCGCGGACTCGCTGATCAGCGTGCTCGCGCACCGGTCGCAGGAGATCACGAGCGACCTGCTGGGACGGCGGGTCGGGCTCGGACGCGACCCGTTCCCCGCGCCCGACTTCGCGCTCACGTCCGCCGCCCACGCCGTCGCGGCCGAGGTGTGA
- a CDS encoding cupin domain-containing protein: protein MSELRALDRANLTPAYGLDSQRLLPWPALNAPFEGAWCILRAGRESTAHAHHEYELFIALAGTAAIVVDGERRPFTAGDIVQLPPGSMHHVVNDGDHDFEYYGIWWDAEMSEGFLARHGETP, encoded by the coding sequence ATGTCCGAGCTCCGCGCCCTCGACCGGGCCAACCTCACGCCCGCGTACGGTCTCGACTCCCAGCGGCTCCTGCCGTGGCCCGCGCTCAACGCCCCGTTCGAGGGCGCCTGGTGCATCCTGCGGGCGGGACGCGAGTCGACGGCCCACGCCCACCACGAGTACGAGCTCTTCATCGCCCTGGCCGGGACGGCGGCGATCGTGGTCGACGGGGAACGTCGGCCGTTCACCGCGGGCGACATCGTGCAGCTCCCGCCGGGCAGCATGCACCACGTCGTCAACGACGGTGACCACGACTTCGAGTACTACGGCATCTGGTGGGACGCCGAGATGTCCGAGGGCTTCCTGGCCCGGCACGGTGAGACGCCGTGA